The region CCGAAATCGGCAAGATTGCCGCTCTGATGAATGCTACCGGAGAAAAGAAAACACCTTTGCAGGTTAGTTTGGATCAGTTCAGCAGTCGTCTTGCCATTGTGATTATGATTATTTCTGCTGTGGTATTTGGGTTGGGATTGTATCGTCAAATGCCTATTTTAGATGCAATGATGTTTGCAGTGGCATTGGCAGTGGCGGCAATTCCTGAAGCACTGGGTTCTATTGTTACCATTGTGCAAGCAATGGGCACGCAACGAATGGCAAAAGAAAATGCCATTATCAAAGAATTGAAGGCGGTAGAAAGTTTAGGATGTGTATCGGTAATTTGTTCGGATAAAACAGGTACCCTCACACAGAATAAAATGAGTGTTCAACAGATTTATATTGACACAAAAACCATCACCGCAATGGAACTTGACATTAAAAATCAGCTTCATCGTTATCTGTTATACAATGCCATGCTGACCAATGATTCTGCCATTGTGGACGGCAAAGGCATCGGAGACCCCACTGAATCCTGCCTTCTGGAAATGGCTCGTTCCATTGATATGAATGAAGAGTTTTTTCGTGAAATTATGCCCAGAATGGCAGAAATTGCATTTGATTCCGACCGAAAACTGATGTCTGCAAAATACCGTTTGCATAATGTTCCCACGATTTTAACCAAGGGTGCGGTAGATGTGCTCTTAGACCGTACCGAAAATATTCGTACTTCCGACGGAATCCGTCCGATTACGCAGGAAGATAAGGATGCCATTTTGTCAAAAAATATGGAGTTTTCGGAAAATGGACTCCGTGTTTTAGCGTTTGCCTACAAAGAATCAGACGATAAAGCAACCATGGAACTTTCCGATGAAAACGGATACACCTTTTTGGGCTTAATTTCTATGATGGATCCGCCCAGAGTGGAATCGAAAGATGCGGTTTCGGACGCCATCCGAGCAGGCATCAAGCCCGTGATGATTACCGGTGACCATAAAGTAACCGCAACGGCGATTGCAAAACAAATTGGCATTTTTAAAGATGGAGACTTGGCGGTAACCGGTGCAGAACTGGATGCCATGAGTCAGGAAGAACTGGTTGAAAAAATAGAAAAAATTTCAGTATATGCCCGGGTATCTCCCGAAAATAAAATCCGTATTGTGAACGCTTGGCAGTCCAAAGGACATATTGTCAGTATGACCGGTGACGGAGTGAATGATGCTCCTGCCTTGAAAAAGGCTGATATCGGTGTAGCCATGGGGATTACCGGGACTGAGGTTTCCAAGGATGCTTCTGCCATGATTTTAACTGATGATAATTTTGCCACCATTATCAAAGCGGTGGCAAACGGCAGAAATGTGTACCGCAATATCAAAAATGCTATTAAGTTTCTGTTGTCGGGCAATATGGCAGGGATTTTGGCAGTACTTTATACTTCTATTATGGGCTTGCCTGTTCCTTTTGCGCCTGTGCATTTGTTATTTATGAATCTTCTGACAGATTCTTTGCCTGCGATTGCCATCGGTATGGAGGGGGCAGATCCTCATTTGTTATCACAAAAACCAAGAGATCCCAAAGAGGGCATTTTAAATCAGTCCTTTATGATGCAATTGCTTTTGCAAGGCGGATTGATTGCCGTTTGTACCATGATTGCATTTCATTTGGGACTTTTGGCAGGAAACGCAATGTTAGCGAGTACCATGGCGTTTGCTACCCTGACCTTGGCTCGTTTGTTCCATGGTTTTAACTGCCGAAGTGAACGGTCTATCTTCAAAATCGGTCTTTTTAGTAACCGAGCAAGTTTAGGTGCGTTCGGATTGGGAATTCTGCTGTTGTCTGCGGTGCTGTTTATTCCAGGCTTAGACCATTGGTTCGAGGTTACCGCTTTAAACGGTAGTCAGATTGGATGGATTGCGTTGCTCGCTTTTGTGCCTACCGTTTTGATTCAGCTCTTGCGCATTTGTAAACGGAAATAATACGATGATAAGAGAAGAAGAGTAGTGATTCGAACTACTCTTTTTTTCGTAAAAAATGCTTTTTGATTTACCAAAATCTGCCGAAGATAAAAAAATATGATTTCATCTCCCGGAATTGCTTGAATTTTTCAAAAAAGTGTGGTATGCTTTATTTGTGAAAGTGTTGCGAATCGGAATATTGTTGAAAAGGATTTATACCATGAATCTTAGATTATTAGTTTCGGCAATTACAAAAATGATGGTGGGCTTTTTACTGGTTGGTCTGCTTGTTTTTCTTTCGGCAGGGACATTTGCGTATCCTAGCGGGTGGATTCTTTTAGGTATCTTATTTATCCCCATGTTTTTGGCAGGAATTTTGTTGATGAT is a window of Oscillospiraceae bacterium DNA encoding:
- a CDS encoding cation-translocating P-type ATPase, yielding MKEFYQKKIEEIYSELGATEQGHSSDAAQRVLEEKGPNVLKEGKRKSTLQVFLSQFADLLVIILMIAAVISMVSGNIESTIVIFAVILINAVLGTVQHKNAEKSLDSLKSLSSPNAKVMRDGKKIEVASRMVVPGDIMLLEAGDMVVADGRIIENFSVQLNESSLTGESTNVEKKVIDIFDEVPLGDRVNMVYSGSLVTYGRATVLVTGTGMNTEIGKIAALMNATGEKKTPLQVSLDQFSSRLAIVIMIISAVVFGLGLYRQMPILDAMMFAVALAVAAIPEALGSIVTIVQAMGTQRMAKENAIIKELKAVESLGCVSVICSDKTGTLTQNKMSVQQIYIDTKTITAMELDIKNQLHRYLLYNAMLTNDSAIVDGKGIGDPTESCLLEMARSIDMNEEFFREIMPRMAEIAFDSDRKLMSAKYRLHNVPTILTKGAVDVLLDRTENIRTSDGIRPITQEDKDAILSKNMEFSENGLRVLAFAYKESDDKATMELSDENGYTFLGLISMMDPPRVESKDAVSDAIRAGIKPVMITGDHKVTATAIAKQIGIFKDGDLAVTGAELDAMSQEELVEKIEKISVYARVSPENKIRIVNAWQSKGHIVSMTGDGVNDAPALKKADIGVAMGITGTEVSKDASAMILTDDNFATIIKAVANGRNVYRNIKNAIKFLLSGNMAGILAVLYTSIMGLPVPFAPVHLLFMNLLTDSLPAIAIGMEGADPHLLSQKPRDPKEGILNQSFMMQLLLQGGLIAVCTMIAFHLGLLAGNAMLASTMAFATLTLARLFHGFNCRSERSIFKIGLFSNRASLGAFGLGILLLSAVLFIPGLDHWFEVTALNGSQIGWIALLAFVPTVLIQLLRICKRK